A section of the Anabaena cylindrica PCC 7122 genome encodes:
- a CDS encoding DUF2811 domain-containing protein has product MNATVGLFTEIPETLHDSLKNYIETHPDWDQNRVLTAALSLFLLQNGDTDRSAARIYLETLFHQC; this is encoded by the coding sequence ATGAACGCAACAGTAGGTCTCTTTACAGAAATTCCTGAAACACTCCATGACTCTCTAAAAAATTACATAGAAACTCATCCTGATTGGGATCAAAACCGAGTATTGACAGCAGCATTATCATTATTTTTACTTCAAAATGGAGATACTGATCGCAGCGCTGCACGTATCTACTTAGAAACTTTGTTTCACCAGTGCTAA